A stretch of the Tannerella serpentiformis genome encodes the following:
- a CDS encoding FecCD family ABC transporter permease, producing MKSSLLFALLGLLVAVLWIASLAYGTVPIPPIDVVRILLGQPSDPVAWSTIVLESRLPQATTALLVGASLAAAGLLLQTLFRNPLAGPSILGISDGANLGVAVVMLFFGGTIGLTTGGAAIGGSLALILAAFAGACCVLALIIYFSTRVSGNVMLLILGIMVGYLASSLISLLNFYASADRIRGYVMWGMGDFGSVSNTRLPFFALCTLGGLIAALLLVKPLNALLLGERYATNLGVKIRRTRVLILLCTGLLTATATAFCGPVSFIGLAVPHVARLTLGRADHRMLLPVTMLLGSAMALLCNLLTVIPGTGTVFPLNAVTPIFGAPVIIYVILRRRGI from the coding sequence ATGAAATCATCCCTACTCTTCGCCCTGCTCGGGCTACTCGTAGCCGTCTTGTGGATAGCCAGCCTGGCCTACGGCACTGTGCCCATCCCGCCCATTGACGTCGTCCGGATTCTGCTTGGTCAGCCCTCAGACCCGGTGGCATGGAGCACCATCGTCCTCGAGTCACGCCTGCCACAAGCCACGACGGCCCTTCTCGTGGGCGCCTCTCTGGCCGCCGCCGGACTGCTCCTACAGACGCTCTTCCGCAACCCTCTGGCCGGCCCCTCGATCCTGGGCATCAGCGACGGCGCCAACCTCGGTGTGGCTGTCGTGATGCTATTCTTCGGCGGAACCATCGGCCTGACGACGGGCGGGGCGGCCATCGGTGGTTCTTTGGCGCTCATTCTGGCAGCCTTTGCCGGTGCTTGCTGCGTGTTGGCGCTGATCATCTATTTCTCTACGCGGGTGAGCGGCAACGTGATGCTCCTCATCCTCGGCATCATGGTGGGCTACCTCGCTTCCTCGCTGATCTCGCTCCTGAACTTCTACGCCTCGGCCGATCGCATCCGCGGTTACGTCATGTGGGGCATGGGCGATTTCGGTTCCGTCTCCAATACCCGCCTGCCCTTCTTTGCGCTTTGCACCTTGGGTGGGTTGATTGCCGCGCTGCTCCTTGTGAAGCCCCTGAACGCCCTGCTGCTTGGCGAACGTTACGCCACGAACTTGGGCGTTAAGATCCGTCGGACGCGCGTTCTTATCCTGCTTTGCACAGGGTTGCTGACGGCCACTGCCACCGCTTTTTGTGGCCCCGTATCGTTTATCGGCTTGGCTGTGCCACACGTGGCGCGTCTTACGCTCGGCCGCGCTGACCATCGCATGCTCCTGCCCGTTACGATGCTGCTCGGATCCGCAATGGCACTGCTCTGCAACCTCTTGACCGTCATCCCCGGCACCGGCACAGTCTTCCCTCTGAATGCCGTGACGCCCATCTTCGGTGCCCCGGTGATTATCTACGTCATCCTGCGCCGCCGTGGAATATGA